The sequence below is a genomic window from Sphingobium sp. EP60837.
GGCTTGGTGACTCGAAGGATTTCGGGCGGCTGGATCATGATGCGCTCGGATTAGCAGCGGCGGCATGGCATCGCAAGAAGGGCGTGGTGGGCGATGACGGGCTCGAACCGCCGACATTCTCGGTGTAAACGAGACGCTCTACCAACTGAGCTAATCGCCCTATGCCGCGCCCTGCCTGGTGCAGCCGGAGCGCGCCTATCTAGGCTAATCGGCGCGCGGGTCAAGCCTTGATGACGATCGCGTCACGCGCACAGGAAGCGGCGGCTCGCCATGAACCAGCGGGTCAGCGCCTCGACGGTCTCGTCGGCCAGGGCAATGAAGACGCGGCGGCCATCGTGCGGGTCGGCCTGGCGCTGGACAATGCCCTTGTCGGTCAATGTGCGAATCCAGCGCAGCGCGGTGGTCGGCGGCACGGCAGAGGCGATGCACAGGCTGGACACGGAAACCCGCTCTTGCTCCAGCCGCGCAGCCAGCAGGTCGAGCAGCATGTCCCAAGCTGGATCGGCGAACAAGTCGCCAGGCAGGAACTCCTCGCGCAGCCGCCGCGCCCGCAACAAATCTCTCACCTGCGCGGCGCTAAGCGGCGAGGCATCCGTTGCAGGCTGGTTGCTGCCCATGGGCTCTACCGCCGGCATGCCGATATAATCGCTGGCGCGGTCCGATATGCGCGGGCCCAACGCGAAGGAGGGCGTGGCATGGCGCGGGCGGGACGTCAGAGCCTCCAGAGTGCGGGCGAGACGGCTGACTTCTTCGCTTAACTGCTGCAGGCGGACGCCCTCGCTTTCCTGATTGACCTCATGAACCGTGCGCTGCGGCGTTGCGCTTCCAGCCGTCAGCAGCGCGGCAGCCAGGTCGGCATGATCAGGCGTACAAAGCAATTGCGTTCGTTCGCTCCGGATGCAGGCGAAGGCGAGATCGATCGTGTCGATGCCCGTGACCATGATGACCGGCACATCATTCTGCACCGCCAACGTCTCGACCTGCACCAGCAGTCGCTCGAGCATGGGCGAGGGTTGCGCGCAAAAGAGCAGGATCACGTCGCAGCCGATCTGCATGTCCAGCCGCAAGGACGCCTGCTCCAACCCTACGCTGTCCAGCAGCCGGAACTGCGCGGCGGGCGCCAGACCTTCAACATCATCGAGGAAAATATCGTCTGCCAGGATCAGCAGGCCGGCCCTTTGATCCTTTACTCCGTAGCTTTCCTCCATCCTCAAGCCTAAGCCCGCTGCGGACCGATCCATTTCCACCTGTTAACTCCTGTCCCTGCTTTGTTCTGAGCTTATCGCAATATCGCGGCGCTGCGCCCGCTCTCTCCTCCATATCGGACATGGTGATGAAGGATTGCCGGCCGATGCTCGGCTGCCGCTACGAAATGCAAGGAGTTGACCGCCGCTACCGCCAAAATGGTGTGGCCTTTCGCCAAAATGGCGCGAGCGTAAGCGCAGCCCGATTTATCTCCGAAATGGACTCTTCTTCTGGCACAAGAGTCTCAGCTAGCCGTCCTTCTGGCGAAATCGATATAAAGCTGACGCAATCGGGTCGCGACAGGTCCGGGCCTGCCGTCCCCGATCTGCCGGCCATCTATGCGGACGACCGCCTGACAGAGCGTCGATGCGCTGGTGATGAAAGCCTCGCGAGCCGTCAGAGTTTCCTCGACCGTAAATGGCCGGTATGTGACGCTCATGCCGCTTTCCAGCGCCAGGGCGGTAAGTGCTGCCCCAGTGCAACCGGCCAGCACAGCTTGCGAATAAGGGCGGGTGACGATGCCCTCGTCGGTAACCAGAAAAGCGGTCGAAGATGCGCCTTCGGTAATGAAGCCATCCTCCACCATCCACGCTTCCTGCGCTCCCGCTTCCGCTGCGATCCGCTTGGCCATCGCTTGGGCGAGCAGGCCCACGCTCTTGATGTCGCGCCGCGACCAGCGCTGATCTGGCGTCGTGACGACCGCAATCCCCGTGCGGGCGGCCGGACTGTCCAGAAAATGCTTCGCCTGCGTGAACATCAACAGCGTCGGTTGCAAAGCGGTCGATGTCAGGAAATCGCGCCCTGCATCAGCGCCGCCCGTCAACTGCAAGTAGATCAGACCTTCATCAAGCTTGTTCCGCCTCGCCAGATCTTTCTGAACCGCCTCGATCGCGTCGGAGGAGAGGGGGAGGGTAAGGCCGATTGCGGTTGCCGATCGTTCCAGCCGCGCCATGTGTGAATCGCTATCGACCAGGCGGCCCTCGATCACCGCAGTGACCTCATAGACAGCCTCCGCGAACAGGAAGCCGCGGTCGAGTACGGACACCCGGGTGTCGGCAAGCGGCAGGAATTGGCCGTTGAGATAAGCGATCGACATGAACGGACGGATTTCCCCTGCGCGACAAGATAAGTCCACCGATGTTGCCGGGGCGATGTTCTGGGTCAAGCAGCGATCGTCAATCCAACGCGCTCACGCGCTCTCCTATATTGCGCAGCTCCTCGACAAAGCGCGCCCGTTCGGCCGCTTTGCGCGCTTCATCGGGCACGCGCAGCAGGAAACTGGGGTGAACCGTCACCCATCCCTCGACGCCATTGTCCAGCGGGATCGGCGCGCCGCGCGTGCGGCTGATCGTCACGGCTTTACCCAGCATCGCTCGCGCAGCTGTCGCGCCCAAGGCGACCAGGATGCGAGGCCGGATACGGTCCAGTTCCTGGTCGAGCCACCAGCGGCAGGCCTGAATTTCCGGCGTTTCCGGCGTCTGATGGATGCGCCGCTTGCCGCGCTGCTCATATTTGAAATGCTTGACCGCATTGGTGACATAGACGCTGGCGCGATCAATTCGCGCCTCCTCCAGCGCTCGGTCCAGCAACTGTCCTGCCGGACCGACGAAGGGGCGTCCCGCAAGATCTTCCTGATCTCCCGGCTGCTCGCCGACCAGGACGAGCCGCGCGTCCAGCGGCCCTTCGCCAAAGACCGTCTGCGTCGCGTCCCGGTACAAAGGACAGCGGGTGCAGGCCGACGCCTCCTCGCGCAGCGCGTTCCAGGCGACCGCGACGTTACCCGGCCGCGCTGGCACTTTCGGTGGTGTGGCGATCATGCTTGCCTCCCTTGCCTGTGCGCCCGCGACCAGTTCGGGGATGAGCGCTGCTTCGGGCAAATTGCGCCAATATTTTTTTGGCATTTCGGACAGCATCGCGCGTTGCTTGAGCCGCGCGGGATTGAAGGTTGCCGCATAATAGCTCTTCCATACTTCCTCGACCGGATCACCCGCAGGCGCATCCGCTCGGGTCGCCCCCGGACCCTCGCTCAATATTTCACCATCCCAATGGATGCTGATCTCGGGCGTAAGGATGGACCAGCGCATCGACGCGAAGCGCCTTACAAAGAAGCCGGCATTAGCGCGCACGATATGATGATCGGGTTCGAACCAAGCGACGAAGCGTGGCCGGTCACCTTCATCCACCTCGCGAAAGCGCACGAACGCGCGCATTTTATGCATGTCACGCCGTACCGCTTTTGCGAGACTGTCTGTTCGGCGCATCAAGGGGTCAGCTTGATCGTCCATTCGTGACGGCTGTTGCCGCACATTCAGCAGCAATTCGTAGAGCAGGGCGAAACGTTGCTCGTCCCGGTGCAGAATCGCACTCTCGGCGAGGTTCAGGAACGCGCGCGGTACGGAAAAGCCCCCGCCCGTGTTAGGACGGGGCGGCTCGTCGAAGGACAGGAGCGAGGCCGCCTGCCCTTCGACCCGCCAGTCGATATCCTGCGCTGGGACATTGGCCGATGCGAAACGCCGGGCGGCCGTGCGCCACCCTTCGAAATCGTCCGGCCCGCTCAGCAGCGCCTGATACATACGTGCCTCAATCGGCGGCTTCTGCCCGCTGCAGTTCGGCAGGCTTGCGCTTGGCGAAGGCGGCCGCCAGCTTCTGTTCCTCTTCGTCCGTCAGTTCCGCTGCGGCGTCGGGGAACATCTCCTCTTCCTCCTCTTCGATATGGTGGAGGTAGCGCTTCTTCAGCTTGTCGAAGGTCTCACGCCATGCAGCGCTGTTAAATTCCAGCTCCTGCAATTCTTCGAGATAATCCTCGATTTCCTTATGCTCTGACACGCTATGCTGTGCATCTTCCCGCAGGTCGGGCCGGGCGAGCATCGTGGCGTAGAGCGTTTCTTCCTCCGCCGCGGCATGTGCGGTGACTTCTACCCGAAACTGCTCGAACAACTGTTCCAGCCGCTCATGATCGTCCTGGGCTTGGGCCATCTGCTCGAACAGTTGGCGGTGGACGTCATGATCCTGCTTCAGGCGGTCGAAAATTGTCGCATTGGCCATGGGGTGCTCCTCTAGATACAGAGGGCACAACGAAGGCTGCCGAACTTTGGGTCCCGTTGTTTAGCCGAACAGGAAGCGGAAGATGATCGCGACTGGTATCCAGAGCAGACTGCTGGCGATGCTGGCCAGCCAGACTTGTGCGACATCGCGGCGAAAACGGAGGTCGAGCCCTGCACTGGAAAGGCCGCTGTCGTCCAATATTTCCCACCTGCGCTCAAGCCTGCGCGCAGCCACGCCGAAGCCGCCGATCGCGACGATAAGCGCAAGGTGAAGCAGCAGCGAACCGCCCATCCTCGCGACGATTCCGATCTGGAGCAGGCAGAAGACGACAAGCGCGGTCGCGAGATGGCTGCTCATGCGCTTGGCGTAGCGGCCGCCATGATTCTGCGCAGAAGCGTTTTTGAATAGCGTCGCCACCAGCAATCCCCTCCATTCCTGCGCTCAAGAAAACATGAAGCGCCGCGCTTATCAACGGCAAAAGCAAGGGTTCAGGTAAAAAGCTCGAATTGAGTCGGGGGAGGGGTCAGCCGTCTCTTCAGATCAACTTTGTCGATCAGGTGCAGGGGCCGCCAATCGCTCGCGATGAGGAAGGGCCGAAGTTTGGCGATCGAACTGGTCAGCCGCGCGACATCGTCCAGTCTGAGGCGGCGTTGCCGGCGGCTGGCTAAAATGCGATCGACGGCCTTCACGCCCAAGCCAGGCACCCGCAGGAGCATTTCGCGGGGCGCGCGGTTCACATCCATGGGAAAGATACCCCGGTGCCGTAACGCCCAGGCGAGTTTGGGATCGATATCGAGCGGCAGATGGCCGGTCTCGGGATCGGTCGCTTGTTCAATGTCGCTAACCGAAAAGCCATAGAAGCGCATCATCCAGTCGGATTGATACAGCCGATGCTCACGAAGAAGGGGCGGGCGTTTGAGCGGCAGGACGGCGCTGGGGGACGGGATGGGGGAGAAGGCGCTGTAGTAGACCCGACGCAGGGCGTGCCGGTCATAGAGGGAGCGCGCCCGCCGGAGGATCGCTCGGTCATCCGCGCCGTCAGCGCCAACGATCATCTGTGTGGACTGCCCGGCCGGGGCGAAGCGCGGTGCATGGCGGTAGCGTTTTCTCGCGTCACCCATATCCTCGATCGACGTGCGCAACTCCTTCATCGCGCCTTCGATCCGCTTCTCGTCCTTTTCTGGGGCGAGCCGTTTCAGTCCCTCTTCGGTCGGCAATTCGACATTGATGGACAGCCGGTCGGCATAAAGCCCGGCCTGATGCGTCAATTCAGGGTCGGCGTCCGGGATCGTCTTCAAATGGATATAGCCGCGAAAGTCATGCTCTTCCCGCAGCGCTCGCGCGACGCCGACCAGCTGCTCCATCGTGTAATCCGGCGACCGGATGATGCCGGATGATAGAAACAGCCCCTCAATATAATTGCGGCGGTAAAAGTTCAGGGTCAGATCGACCACCTCCCAAACGGTGAAGCGCGCCCGGCGCACATCGCTGGACCGACGATTGATGCAATAATGGCAGTCGAATATGCAGCTGTTGGTGAGCAATATCTTGAGCAGTGAGATACATCGGCCGTCCGGAGCATAGGCGTGACATATGCCCATGCCTTCGGTCGATCCCAGCCCGCCTTTGCGGCCTGACAGGCTGTCGCGCTTCTTCGTGCCCGATGACGCGCAGGACGCATCATATTTGGCGGCATCGGCAAGAATCTCGAGCTTGTGGCGGGTAGACAGGACTGACATAAGTTCATGATATGTTCTTTTGAGGGCACTGTCCTTGATCTAGATTGCGCCTGCGTTTTCACCGCGCGATGGGTCAACTTTTCCAGCTGGGGTCGATGCGGTCGATCAGCCGCACCATCGCCTGAAAGTCGGGAACGCCGGGGCCGACCGGAAGCTGCACGCCGCCGATGTCGCGCTGATGCACGGCGATCACTTCATCAGGGATATCGAGCGGTGTGCCAGCCGCGCCCGTGGCGACCTGGATTTCGCAAGCGCGTTGAAGCATCCAGTGCATGAGGAATGCATTGGGCAGGCTGTCCGCCATGACCAGCGTGCCATGATTGCGCAGCATCATCAGTCGTCGGTTTCCGAGATCAGCGATCAGCCTTTCCCCTTCTTCAGGCCGCAGCGTGATGCCTTCAAAGTCGTGATAGGCGATTCGCCCGGTAAAGGCGGCCGCGTAGAAATTGGTAGGACGTAATCCTTCCTTGGTCGCGCTGACCGCCATGGCCGCAGTCGTGTGGGTGTGGATCACGCAATGGGCGTCAGGCAAATGACGGTGAAAGACGCTGTGCTGTGTAAAACCGGCTCGGTTCACCGGATAGGGACTGCCGTCCAGCACATGCCCGTCTATGTCGATCTTGACCAGGTTGGACGCGGTCACTTCCGAATAGAGCAGGCCGAAGGGATTGATCAGGAAGGCGTTATCTTCGCCCGGCACGCGCAATGTGATGTGATTGTAGATCAGCTCCGACCAGCCCATATGGTCGAATATGCGGTAGCAGGCCGCAAGCTGCTGGCGCGCTTCCCACTCCGCAGCGGGCGCATTGGATACGGAAATGGCGGTGGCCATGGCGATCCTCCTCTTATCCTGTAATGCGACTATCCGCCGTCGCGGCGCCGCTGTCGAGCGAAACGGCTTTAGGGTTGAATTAGGCCGACTCTGCTGGTAGGGCGCGCCCCACACGGCGCAGGCTGGCCTGCGACGACTCATCGCTATTACTTTCGGTAGGCCCGTCGGGAGGGGTTTGTTTCCTGGCGAACCGCCCGCTTTCGACTGGAGTTTGACTGGCTTATGCAAATCATCGTTCGCGACAACAATGTCGACCAGGCCCTGCGCGCGCTCAAGAAGAAGCTGCAGCGTGAGGGCGTGTATCGCGAGATGAAGCTGCGCCGTCACTACGAAAAGCCTTCGGAAAAGCGCGCCCGCGAAAAGGCGGCTGCGGTTCGCCGCGCGCGCAAGCTGGAGCGCAAGCGCGCTGAGCGCGACGGCGTCCGTTAAGACGTTCGTTGTCCGGGGCGGCTGTTCGGCCGTCCTTCCCTGCTGATTCCCGCACCTGCGAGGCTTAGGTCCATGTCCACGACCGCTGTTCCCCTTCGTCCCATCGCCAAGGGGTCGCTGACGCGTCTCTGGATCGGCGTTGCCGCCGTCGCGATCGCCGCTGGCGGACTGGCCTGGGCCGGGCAGCGCGGAGTTGAGGCTTCGCCCGCAAGCTATCTCGCACATAATGCGGGAGAGGACGGCGTGGTCACGACCGAATCGGGCCTGCAATATAAGGTGCTGGAAGAGGGTGCGGGACCCAGCCCCACCCCCGCCGATGTGGCCTTGGTAGGATATAAGGGAACGCTGCTCGACGGCACCGTCTTCGACGAGAACCCGCAGACGGCGATGCCGGTGGACGGCGTTGTGCCTGGCTTCTCCGAAGGGCTGCAGAAGATGAAGAAGGGCGGCAAATACCGTCTCTGGATTCCGCCGCAGCTTGGCTATGGTGAGCAGGCCGCTGGCCCGATCCCCGCCAATTCGGTGCTGGTGTTCGATGTTCAACTGCACGACTTCAAGTCGAAGGCGGACATCATGCGCATGCAGCAGATGATGCAACAGGGCGCTACCCCGCCACCGCTTCCCGGAAACTGATCAGATCATCTGCATTGGAAGGGCCCGGTTTCCGGGCCCTTTTCTATTCCACGACAACGATAGCGCCCGCGCCGGGCTCGTCTTCCTGCGCCTTCGAGCGTTCCTCCAGATACACTTTGATCATCGCGACGATGGGGTCGGCCAGGAACAGTCCCAATATTCCGAACAGCGCACCGAACAGAATCTGCGCGGCCAGCACTAGCGCTGGAGCGAGGTCGGTCGCACGCTTCGCCACCATGGGCACGATCAGGTAGCCGTCCACGATCTGCACCACCAGATAGACGAAAAAGGCATATAGCCCGGCATCGGTCCCTGCCGAAAATCCCACCAGGACGATCAGCACGCCGGAGATGATCGACCCGATATTCGGCAGGAAGGCAAAAAGCCCCGTCAGGATACCGAGCAGCCCCGCCATCGGCACGCCCCCCGCAAGCAGCAGCAACCAGGTGCCCACGCCCTCGACCGCCATGCCGATCAGCCGCCCGAACATCAGCCGGCGCAAGGTCCAACCCATCCTATCGACCACATTATAAAAGCTCAGCCGCTTGCCCATTGGCAACATCCAGGCGACGCCGCGTTCATACAACCGGGGCTCGGCCGCTATGAAGATCGCCAGCACCAGCATCATGACACCGCTGGTCACCGCACCCATCATCGTACTGACCGCCGCAGTCACGCGGCCGATGGAGTTGAAAGCTTGGCTCGCGAGGCTTTTGAAGTCGTTTGGCGTGGCGGTGACGCCCAATTGCTGCATCCAGTCGCCAAGCCGGTTGATCTGCGTTTCGACGATCGACCGCATAGCCTGGGCCTGCAGCGCCAGGCTCGATCCCGTCAGATAGAATGTGTAGGCGAGAAAGAGCAGCGCCGCGATCAGCACGATGATCAGCCGCCAGCCCCTGCCGATGGGCAGGACGCGTCGCAGCAGGCGTGTCCCGCCATCCATCATCGTTGTCAGGACCAGCGCTCCCATGATCAACATGATCGGTTGAGCGAGCAGCACCAGAAGCCCTGCGGCGAACGCCATGCCGATCCATACGCTCGCGCGCTTAATCTCATGCTGGACGAGGGGGCTGCGAAGTTCGCTGGGGCCGGGTTCCTCGATATGGACGTGCTTGCCGCTCAATCACCAGCCCCTTGTTAGACACGTTATTTCGGGGGTGGAACGCTCTCGGGTCGCAGGCTGTTCCCGGCTCGGCCGCCGCGCAGGCCATGGATCCAGCTGAGCGGGTTCCAGGTGGAATCGCCATCCAGCGAGAAAGTGATGAATTCCGCCCGGCCGCCGATGGCTTCCCATGGAACCGGGCCGCCCAAGCCATTTTCTTCCAGCGGCGCACGGCTGTCGGCGCTATTGTCGCGATTGTCGCCCATCAGGAAAACATGGTGCGGCGGCACGCGCACCGGCCCATACCAATCCAGAGCGCTAGGGCCCATGTCGATGGTGAGGTAGCGTTTGCCGTTCGGTAGAATTTCCTGCCGGACGGGCAACTGGCAATAGTCCTCCCCATCGGCACCCGTGACGCGCGCACCTGGGAACTGGGTGGGAGAGCAAGGCGCATTGCCATCAACGGGGATGCGCACGGGCCTCAACGCCTTCTGCGGGACCGCTACGCCATTTAGAACAACCTGGCCGCCTCGCACTTCTATAATGTCACCGGGCAGTCCGATTACGCGCTTGATATAGTCTTCGCGCCGATTGTGCGGTGAGACGATGACGATATCGCCTCGGTCGGGCAGGTGGCCGAAAATCCGCCCTTTCAGGAAGGGCAGGGGATGGAAGCTGGGCGAAACATAGGACCATCCATAAGGAAATTTGCTCACCACCAGCCGGTCGCCTTTGAGCAACACCGGCATCATGGATTCGCTGGGAATGTAGAAGGGCTTGGCCACAAAGCTGTGAAAGGCCAGCACGGCGAGGATCAGAAGAGCGATGCTCTTCACCTCATGCCACCAATCGATTGCGCCCTTGTCCGCCCGCGCTTGAACCGGCGGCGCTGGCTCTTCAGCAGGCAGCGGATCATTCTCGCTCATATCGGTTGCCGTCATGCTGGGCTTCTCGGATGCAGGGGGTGCGGCCTTCACTGCGGCATGGCCTCGATGATGACGAACGCCTGTGCCCATGGATGATCATCGGTTAGCGTGACGTGAATGATGGGCTTGTGACCCGCAGGGACCATGGACTGAAGCTGGGCGAGCGCTCCGCCGGTCAGCTCCAGCGTTGGCGCGCCGCCCGGGCGGTTGACGACGCCGATATCCTTCATGAACACACCGCGGTTGAAGCCGGTGCCCACGGCCTTGGAAAAGGCTTCCTTCGCAGCGAAACGTTTCGCCAGCGTTCCAGCCTTGGTGAAGGGGCGGCGATTCGCTTTTGTGCGCTCTATATCCGTGAAGACACGCTGCTCGAATCGCGCACCGAACCTATCAAGCGAGTTCTGGATCCGCTCGATATTGCAGAGGTCGGAGCCCAAGCCGATGATCAACGCACCAAGTCCATCTGCCGCCGCATTTCCCGAATGCTGCCTTCCAACCCGCCAAAGATCGCCTCGCCGATCAGAAAATGCCCAATGTTGAGTTCAGCAACCTGAGGAATGGCGGCGATTGGGCCGACATTGTCGAAGGTGAGGCCATGGCCTGCATGCGGCTCAATACCGTTTTTGGCGGCAAGGGCTGCGGCGTCGGCGATCCGTCGCAACTCGTCCGCCCGTTCAGTGCCCGAAACATGGGCATAGCGGCCCGTATGAAACTCCACGACTGGTGCGCCAAGGCGGATTGCTGCTGCGATCTGCGCTGGATCAGCCTCGATGAACAGGCTGACGCGAATTCCTGCGTCCCCAAGTGCCTGCACGATCGGCTTTAACGCTTCGATTTGGCCTGCCGCATCGAGACCGCCCTCGGTCGTCCGTTCCTCGCGCTTTTCCGGCACGATGCACGCTGCGTGCGGCCGATGCTTCAGCGCGATCTCCAGCATCTCCTGGGTAGCCGCCATTTCCAGATTGAGCGGCACGGTGAGCGCCGCCATCAGCGTCACGATATCCTCGTCCCGAATATGACGCCGGTCCTCGCGCAGATGTGCCGTGATGCCGTCGGCACCGGCCTTCACCGCCAGCAGTGCGGCCTTGACGGGATCGGGATGTTCTCCCCCTCGTGCGTTTCGGATGGTCGCAACATGATCGATGTTGATGCCCAGGCGCAGATGAGCGGGGGGATGCTGCATGCTACTTATTGCTTCCGGCTTCCTGGCTTGATCGCGGGTATGGCCGCCAATTCGGGCGGCACCTCTTCTGCTTCATAAACCGGGAAGTTGATGCTTACGAGCGGATAGAAGGGTACGCCCAACTCGACTTCACCCGCAGACCGGTCAACCAGCGCAGCCTCCGCGATGACGATGCCGCCTTCCGCTTCAACCGCTTCTATCGCCTGACGCGAAGAAAGGCCGGTCGTGACCACATCCTCAACCATCAGCACCTTCTGTCCCGGAGTGATGGTGAAACCACGGCGAAGTTCAAATATGCCTTCGGGCCGCTCAAGGAACACGGCATCCTTGTCGAGCGCCCGGCCGACTTCATGACCGATGATCAGGCCCCCCATGGCGGGCGAAACCACCAGGTCGATTTCCTGCCGCAATTCTCGGGGCAGCTTCTGCACAACGGCTCGCGCTAGGCGGCCCGCGCGCTCAGCGTTCATCAATACGCGCGCGCATTGAAGATAATTGGCGCTACGGCGGCCGGAGGAAAGAATGAAATGTCCCTCCAGCAACGCTCCTGCTGCCCTGAATTCCGCCAGTACTTCCTCGTCGGTCATCCGATTTCGATCCATCCGCGCATGCCGCGGCCTCTTTTCAGGGCCGGCTGGCACTTCTTATTCAAACATGAGCCGCGCCCATGACGCGCCCCTGTGCGCGAGGTGCGAGATAGGCGGAGGACAGGGGCGTTGCAACAGTGAAGAAAATCTGCTCCTGCCCGCTTGAGGCATCAAAAAACCATGCCTATAAGCCGCGGCAGATCGACCGGGCGGAGGGGGACGCGTATGCGCGCGCCTTCGTTGCAGCGGCGCCAAGGGGTTACGGGGTAAGAAGACGCTTATGAAAATGGTGAAATCGCTCGTTCTCGCCGGGTTGCTGGCCTTCGCGCCGGCCGCGGCGTTGAACAGTCAGGCGTTGGCGCAGGACAATGCTGCTGTCGCAGCCTCCGCTGCTGACAATGCGGCCGCGCCGGCCGACTCGAGCGCCAATGCGGCGGCTCCGGTTGCGCAAGCTGCTCCGGCAGCCAAGGTCGCCGCGCCGCCCCGGATGAAGCCGACCGAAGGTATCGGCATGCCGCGTCCGGGCGAAATCACCCTGCAGGAGCAGTTCAGCCCCACCGGCCACACGGCCCGTTGGCTGCACGACGTGCTGTTGCTGCCGCTCATCACTATCATCTCGGTCTTCGTTCTGCTCCTGATGCTCTATGTGATGGTGCGTTTTCGCCGCAGCGCCAATCCGGTGCCGTCGAAGACCTCGCACAACACGCTCATCGAAGTGATCTGGACGGTGGTGCCGGTGGTCATTCTGCTGGTCATCGCGGTGCCCTCGATCGGCCTGCTGGCGGACCAGTATAAACCCGCGCCCAAGGATGCGCTGACCGTCAAGGTGACCGGCTATCAGTGGTATTGGGGCTATGAATATCCCGACAACGGGATCCCCGAATATGTTTCGAACATGCTCCCCCGGGACAAGGCCGAGGCGAATGGCGAGCCCTATCTGCTCGCGCCTGACAATCGCATTGTTCTTCCGGTCGGCCGTCCGATCAAGCTGATCATAACGGGCGCCGATGTGATCCACGCCTTTGCTGTACCGTCGCTTTGGCTGAAGATGGATGCGGTCCCTGGCCGTCTCAACGAAAAGACCGTCACCATTGAGAAGCCCGGCGTTTATTACGGCCAGTGTTCGGAGCTTTGCGGCGCGCGCCATGGCTTCATGCCTATCGCCGTCGAGGCGCTGCCTCCCGCCCAGTTCGACCAATGGGTTCTCTCGCAGGGCGGCAAGCTCCAGGGCGCTGCTGCAGCGGCGACTGCCGCCGCTGCTGCCCCGGCTGCCGCACCCGCCGAAAAGCTTTGATGTAAGGGCATAGACGCCATGACAACCATTACCGCAGATCATCACGGCGATCATGCTCATGAGCATCATGACGCCGATCACAAGCCAGCCTTCTTCCAGCGCTGGTTCATGTCGACGAACCACAAGGACATCGGCACCCTCTACCTGATCTTCGCGATCCTCGCCGGCGTGATCGGCGGCGCGATTTCGGGCCTGATGCGTGCCGAACTGGCCGAGCCGGGTATTCAGTACCTCCATACCTGGGCGCAGCTCAGCGACGGCCCTTCGGCCACGCTCGACCAAGCCTATCACCTTTGGAACGTGCTGATTACCGCGCACGGTCTAATCATGGTTTTCTTCATGGTTATGCCCGCCATCATCGGCGGCTTCGGCAACTGGTTCGTTCCGATCATGATCGGCGCGCCGGATATGGCGTTCCCGCGGATGAACAATATCAGCTTCTGGCTGCTCATCCCCGCCTTTGCCCTTCTTCTGGGTTCGACCTTCGTTCCCGGCGGCACCGGAAATGGCGCGGGCACCGGATGGACGGTCTATGCGCCGCTCTCGACCAGCGGTTCTGCGGGTCCGGCGGTGGATATGGCGATCCTGTCGCTCCACATCGCGGGCGCCAGCTCGATCCTGGGTGCGGTGAACTTCATCACCACCATTCTCAACATGCGCGCGCCGGGGATGACCCTGCACAAGATGCCGCTGTTCGTTTGGTCGGTGCTGGTTACCGCCTTCCTGCTGCTGCTCGCGCTGCCGGTTCTCGCTGCGGCGATCACCATGCTGCTGACGGACCGTAACTTCGGCACGACCTTCTATGACGCCGCCGGCGGTGGTGACCCGGAGCTGTACCAGCATCTCTTCTGGTTCTTCGGTCACCCTGAAGTGTACATCATGATTTTGCCGGGCTTCGGCATCGTCAGCCAGATCATCTCGACCTTCAGCCGCAAGCCGGTC
It includes:
- the rpsU gene encoding 30S ribosomal protein S21; the protein is MQIIVRDNNVDQALRALKKKLQREGVYREMKLRRHYEKPSEKRAREKAAAVRRARKLERKRAERDGVR
- the acpS gene encoding holo-ACP synthase, translated to MIIGLGSDLCNIERIQNSLDRFGARFEQRVFTDIERTKANRRPFTKAGTLAKRFAAKEAFSKAVGTGFNRGVFMKDIGVVNRPGGAPTLELTGGALAQLQSMVPAGHKPIIHVTLTDDHPWAQAFVIIEAMPQ
- the lepB gene encoding signal peptidase I; its protein translation is MTATDMSENDPLPAEEPAPPVQARADKGAIDWWHEVKSIALLILAVLAFHSFVAKPFYIPSESMMPVLLKGDRLVVSKFPYGWSYVSPSFHPLPFLKGRIFGHLPDRGDIVIVSPHNRREDYIKRVIGLPGDIIEVRGGQVVLNGVAVPQKALRPVRIPVDGNAPCSPTQFPGARVTGADGEDYCQLPVRQEILPNGKRYLTIDMGPSALDWYGPVRVPPHHVFLMGDNRDNSADSRAPLEENGLGGPVPWEAIGGRAEFITFSLDGDSTWNPLSWIHGLRGGRAGNSLRPESVPPPK
- a CDS encoding class II aldolase/adducin family protein encodes the protein MATAISVSNAPAAEWEARQQLAACYRIFDHMGWSELIYNHITLRVPGEDNAFLINPFGLLYSEVTASNLVKIDIDGHVLDGSPYPVNRAGFTQHSVFHRHLPDAHCVIHTHTTAAMAVSATKEGLRPTNFYAAAFTGRIAYHDFEGITLRPEEGERLIADLGNRRLMMLRNHGTLVMADSLPNAFLMHWMLQRACEIQVATGAAGTPLDIPDEVIAVHQRDIGGVQLPVGPGVPDFQAMVRLIDRIDPSWKS
- a CDS encoding AI-2E family transporter, coding for MSGKHVHIEEPGPSELRSPLVQHEIKRASVWIGMAFAAGLLVLLAQPIMLIMGALVLTTMMDGGTRLLRRVLPIGRGWRLIIVLIAALLFLAYTFYLTGSSLALQAQAMRSIVETQINRLGDWMQQLGVTATPNDFKSLASQAFNSIGRVTAAVSTMMGAVTSGVMMLVLAIFIAAEPRLYERGVAWMLPMGKRLSFYNVVDRMGWTLRRLMFGRLIGMAVEGVGTWLLLLAGGVPMAGLLGILTGLFAFLPNIGSIISGVLIVLVGFSAGTDAGLYAFFVYLVVQIVDGYLIVPMVAKRATDLAPALVLAAQILFGALFGILGLFLADPIVAMIKVYLEERSKAQEDEPGAGAIVVVE
- a CDS encoding FKBP-type peptidyl-prolyl cis-trans isomerase; the protein is MSTTAVPLRPIAKGSLTRLWIGVAAVAIAAGGLAWAGQRGVEASPASYLAHNAGEDGVVTTESGLQYKVLEEGAGPSPTPADVALVGYKGTLLDGTVFDENPQTAMPVDGVVPGFSEGLQKMKKGGKYRLWIPPQLGYGEQAAGPIPANSVLVFDVQLHDFKSKADIMRMQQMMQQGATPPPLPGN
- a CDS encoding putative DNA modification/repair radical SAM protein; this encodes MSVLSTRHKLEILADAAKYDASCASSGTKKRDSLSGRKGGLGSTEGMGICHAYAPDGRCISLLKILLTNSCIFDCHYCINRRSSDVRRARFTVWEVVDLTLNFYRRNYIEGLFLSSGIIRSPDYTMEQLVGVARALREEHDFRGYIHLKTIPDADPELTHQAGLYADRLSINVELPTEEGLKRLAPEKDEKRIEGAMKELRTSIEDMGDARKRYRHAPRFAPAGQSTQMIVGADGADDRAILRRARSLYDRHALRRVYYSAFSPIPSPSAVLPLKRPPLLREHRLYQSDWMMRFYGFSVSDIEQATDPETGHLPLDIDPKLAWALRHRGIFPMDVNRAPREMLLRVPGLGVKAVDRILASRRQRRLRLDDVARLTSSIAKLRPFLIASDWRPLHLIDKVDLKRRLTPPPTQFELFT